The Pseudomonas orientalis genome contains a region encoding:
- a CDS encoding methyl-accepting chemotaxis protein: protein MNQAAGRQREAVELVSTAFNEMVATANEVARSCSAAANSAESGHHRVAEGKEQIELTTDNVNRLGRRLTESSQAMVELEEGSRSINQILGTIRAIAEQTNLLALNAAIEAARAGDQGRGFAVVADEVRALAKRTSDSTGEIDQLLSALGSKTQEVSQKMESCLELSRASVSSIGNARESFEGIQLSVNEIRDQNLQISAAAEEQHSVAEDINKHIQQIYDEAQLVESLASSAQEDSGRLSHLSNELNGLVGRFKS, encoded by the coding sequence ATGAACCAGGCGGCTGGACGCCAGCGTGAGGCGGTGGAGTTGGTGTCCACGGCGTTCAATGAAATGGTCGCCACTGCTAATGAAGTGGCGCGCTCGTGCAGCGCTGCGGCCAATTCCGCCGAGAGTGGTCATCATCGTGTCGCCGAAGGTAAAGAGCAGATTGAGTTGACCACCGACAACGTCAATCGCCTGGGGCGTCGCCTGACCGAGTCTTCACAGGCCATGGTGGAGCTGGAGGAGGGTAGTCGCAGTATCAACCAGATTCTGGGCACCATCCGCGCCATCGCCGAGCAGACCAACTTGCTGGCACTGAACGCGGCAATCGAAGCGGCCCGGGCCGGTGACCAGGGGCGAGGGTTTGCGGTGGTCGCAGATGAAGTTCGAGCGCTGGCCAAGCGTACCTCGGATTCCACTGGGGAAATCGATCAGTTGCTCAGCGCGCTCGGTAGCAAGACTCAAGAAGTGTCGCAGAAGATGGAAAGTTGCCTGGAGCTGTCACGCGCCAGCGTTTCCTCCATTGGAAACGCACGTGAAAGCTTTGAAGGCATCCAGCTGTCGGTGAATGAAATCCGGGATCAGAACCTGCAGATATCCGCCGCCGCCGAAGAGCAACATAGCGTGGCCGAAGACATCAACAAGCATATCCAGCAGATCTACGACGAGGCGCAACTGGTCGAGAGCCTCGCCAGTTCTGCGCAGGAAGACTCGGGGCGGCTTTCGCATCTGTCCAATGAGCTGAACGGGCTGGTAGGGCGCTTCAAGTCGTAA
- the treR gene encoding trehalose operon repressor — protein MSKYNQIYTDLLASITTERLQRGTRLPSETELMDSYQASRGTVRRAIEQLQERGFAQKIHGKGTFVLSPNPIEFQLGGIVSFHETHADLGDDIHTEVVEFTQVPLEGSLQQHIEAEPGTLITRIKRVRRIGGKRVILDINHFVADLIPGLDRSIAEQSIYAFIEQTLQLQISYAQRTIEALPRSKDDQAHLDLDGQSHVIVVSNQTFLQDGRQFEYTESRHTLDKFYFSDIARR, from the coding sequence ATGAGCAAATACAACCAGATCTATACCGATCTGCTTGCCAGCATCACCACCGAACGCCTGCAGCGCGGCACGCGCCTTCCCTCCGAAACCGAACTGATGGACAGCTACCAGGCCAGCCGGGGCACGGTGCGTCGAGCGATCGAGCAGTTGCAGGAACGCGGTTTCGCGCAGAAGATCCACGGCAAAGGCACCTTTGTGTTGTCGCCGAACCCGATCGAGTTTCAACTGGGTGGCATCGTGAGCTTCCATGAAACCCACGCCGACCTGGGCGATGACATACACACCGAAGTGGTCGAGTTCACCCAAGTGCCGCTGGAAGGCTCATTGCAACAGCACATCGAGGCTGAACCCGGCACGCTGATCACGCGGATCAAGCGGGTACGGCGCATTGGCGGCAAACGGGTGATCCTGGACATCAACCACTTCGTCGCCGACCTGATCCCCGGCCTGGACCGCTCGATTGCCGAGCAGTCGATCTACGCGTTTATCGAGCAGACGCTGCAGCTGCAGATCAGCTATGCCCAGCGCACCATCGAAGCCCTGCCGCGCAGCAAGGACGACCAGGCGCACCTGGACCTTGACGGGCAAAGCCATGTGATCGTGGTGAGTAACCAGACGTTTTTGCAGGACGGGCGGCAGTTCGAGTACACCGAGTCGCGGCATACGCTGGACAAGTTTTACTTTTCGGATATTGCGCGGCGGTAA
- the guaA gene encoding glutamine-hydrolyzing GMP synthase, protein MALDIHAHRILILDFGSQYTQLIARRVREIGVYCELHPFDMDDEAIREFAPKGVILAGGPESVHEANSPRCPQAVFDLGVPVFGICYGMQTMAEQLGGKVEGSELREFGYARVDVVGKSRLLDGIEDHIDADGLFGLDVWMSHGDKVTKMPQDFHILASTPSCPIAGMFSDERRYYGVQFHPEVTHTKQGGRILSRFILDICECEALWTPSKIAEDAIANVRAQVGTDNVLLGLSGGVDSSVVAALLHKAIGDQLTCVFVDNGLLRLHEGEQVMAMFAENMGVKVIRANAEEQFLNNLAGESDPEKKRKIIGRTFIDVFDAQSNKLDNIKYLAQGTIYPDVIESAGAKSGKAHVIKSHHNVGGLPEEMNLKLVEPLRELFKDEVRRLGLELGLPYDMVYRHPFPGPGLGVRILGEVKKEYADLLRRADHIFIEELRKADWYHKVSQAFVVFQPVKSVGVVGDGRRYAWVVALRAVETIDFMTARWAHLPYELLETVSGRIINEIEGISRVTYDVSSKPPATIEWE, encoded by the coding sequence ATGGCCCTCGACATTCACGCCCACCGCATCCTGATCCTCGACTTCGGTTCCCAGTACACCCAACTGATCGCCCGCCGCGTGCGTGAAATCGGCGTGTACTGCGAACTGCACCCGTTCGACATGGATGACGAAGCGATCCGCGAATTCGCACCGAAAGGCGTCATCCTCGCCGGTGGCCCCGAGTCCGTGCACGAAGCCAACAGCCCGCGCTGCCCGCAAGCGGTCTTCGACCTGGGCGTGCCGGTCTTCGGTATCTGCTACGGCATGCAGACCATGGCCGAGCAACTGGGCGGCAAGGTTGAAGGTTCCGAGCTGCGTGAATTCGGGTATGCGCGCGTCGACGTGGTCGGCAAGAGCCGCCTGCTGGACGGCATCGAAGACCACATCGACGCCGACGGCCTGTTCGGCCTCGACGTGTGGATGAGCCACGGTGACAAGGTCACCAAAATGCCGCAGGACTTCCACATCCTGGCCAGCACCCCGAGCTGCCCGATCGCCGGCATGTTCAGCGACGAGCGTCGTTACTACGGCGTGCAGTTCCACCCGGAAGTGACCCACACCAAGCAAGGCGGGCGCATCCTGTCGCGCTTCATCCTCGACATCTGCGAGTGTGAAGCCCTGTGGACCCCGTCGAAAATTGCTGAAGACGCCATCGCCAACGTCCGCGCCCAGGTTGGCACCGACAACGTGTTGCTCGGCCTGTCCGGCGGCGTCGACTCCTCCGTGGTCGCCGCGCTGCTGCACAAAGCCATCGGCGACCAGTTGACCTGCGTCTTCGTCGACAACGGCCTGCTGCGCCTGCACGAAGGTGAGCAAGTGATGGCCATGTTCGCCGAGAACATGGGCGTCAAGGTGATCCGCGCCAACGCCGAGGAGCAGTTCCTCAACAACCTGGCTGGCGAGTCCGACCCGGAGAAGAAGCGCAAGATCATCGGCCGCACCTTCATCGACGTCTTCGATGCCCAGTCCAACAAACTGGACAACATCAAATACCTCGCCCAGGGCACCATCTACCCCGACGTGATCGAGTCGGCCGGCGCCAAGAGCGGCAAGGCCCACGTGATCAAGTCCCACCACAACGTGGGTGGCCTGCCTGAGGAAATGAACCTCAAGCTGGTAGAACCCCTGCGCGAACTGTTCAAGGACGAAGTCCGCCGTTTGGGCCTGGAACTGGGCCTGCCGTACGACATGGTCTACCGCCACCCATTCCCGGGCCCGGGCCTGGGCGTGCGCATCCTCGGCGAAGTGAAAAAGGAATACGCCGACCTGCTGCGCCGCGCCGACCACATCTTCATCGAAGAACTGCGCAAGGCCGATTGGTACCACAAGGTCAGCCAGGCGTTCGTGGTATTCCAGCCGGTGAAATCCGTAGGCGTTGTAGGCGATGGCCGTCGTTACGCGTGGGTTGTGGCGTTGCGTGCTGTGGAGACTATCGACTTCATGACGGCGCGTTGGGCGCACCTGCCGTACGAACTGCTGGAAACGGTCAGCGGCCGTATCATCAATGAAATCGAAGGGATTTCGCGCGTTACTTACGATGTGTCGAGCAAGCCGCCGGCGACGATTGAGTGGGAATGA
- a CDS encoding sugar ABC transporter ATPase, whose translation MNSQSILVPKISTLPVHEPRARAIVRWLVRKNIIKEELTTCGRTGNRMAYALADGARAVVLHPQALPFNEPVNGLEIIYKRCIYTPAKGFLEEAGCPECLKEVGEALFESLEDWMPGHTDNFTCPLCGHEDDINGFLFLQECGFSNLGFIFNNWAEAGFKQSFIDEFADWLDQKMSWVKVEL comes from the coding sequence ATGAATTCCCAAAGCATCCTTGTCCCGAAAATCTCCACCTTGCCCGTCCACGAACCCCGCGCCCGGGCAATCGTGCGCTGGCTGGTGCGCAAGAACATCATCAAGGAGGAACTCACCACCTGCGGGCGCACCGGCAACCGCATGGCCTACGCCCTGGCCGACGGCGCCCGCGCGGTGGTGCTGCACCCGCAAGCGCTGCCGTTCAACGAGCCGGTCAATGGCCTGGAAATCATCTACAAGCGCTGCATCTACACGCCGGCCAAGGGCTTTCTCGAAGAAGCCGGCTGCCCGGAGTGCCTGAAGGAAGTCGGCGAAGCGCTGTTCGAAAGCCTGGAAGACTGGATGCCCGGCCACACCGATAACTTCACCTGCCCGCTGTGTGGGCATGAAGACGATATCAATGGCTTTCTGTTCCTGCAGGAATGCGGGTTTTCCAACCTGGGGTTCATCTTCAACAATTGGGCGGAGGCGGGGTTCAAGCAGAGCTTTATCGATGAGTTTGCCGATTGGCTCGATCAAAAAATGAGTTGGGTCAAAGTCGAGCTTTAA
- a CDS encoding NAD(P)H-dependent oxidoreductase, with product MALKDTLHWRYATKSYNDDKVAQEKIDSILEAIRLAPSSSGLQPFKVLIITNPELKAQLQPICANQQQISTSSHLLIFAAWDEYTPERINAFFEYSNGIRNLPASVTDDYRLSLLDSFGSMSKEQQYVHASKQCYIALGFALVAAAELGVDATPMEGFDNQAVNALLKLPEHGLNSSVLLALGYRDTESDWLVKLEKVRRDKAHMFVEIA from the coding sequence ATGGCATTGAAAGACACGCTTCATTGGCGCTATGCAACCAAAAGCTACAACGACGACAAGGTCGCGCAAGAAAAAATTGATTCGATCCTGGAGGCCATACGCCTGGCCCCCAGCAGTTCGGGCCTGCAGCCTTTCAAGGTGTTAATCATCACTAACCCCGAGTTGAAGGCGCAATTGCAGCCGATCTGCGCCAATCAACAGCAAATCTCCACATCGTCACACTTGTTGATTTTTGCAGCCTGGGATGAGTACACACCTGAGCGGATCAATGCATTTTTTGAATACAGCAACGGGATACGTAACTTGCCTGCCAGTGTCACCGATGATTACCGGTTATCGCTGCTCGATTCTTTTGGCAGCATGAGCAAGGAGCAGCAGTATGTTCATGCGTCCAAACAGTGCTACATCGCCTTGGGATTCGCGTTGGTAGCGGCAGCCGAACTGGGCGTGGATGCCACACCCATGGAAGGGTTCGACAACCAGGCAGTGAACGCGCTGCTGAAGCTTCCCGAGCACGGGTTGAACAGTTCCGTTCTCTTGGCCCTGGGCTACCGGGATACTGAAAGCGATTGGCTGGTAAAACTCGAAAAGGTCCGGCGCGACAAGGCGCATATGTTCGTCGAGATTGCGTAG
- a CDS encoding sterol desaturase family protein, giving the protein MTMHDIWESIVAFYEPTLEIMSLWAWGLPLFVSVLAVMFIISQKWQSPLTIRSLANAAFPKEQYDNPSSRVDMWNGIILLMLGFPLVGVFAVNGIAIADNVGAYITAEFGVRAPLMTSTWLIISVQFLTYFLSVDFVGYWIHRWCHTNALMWHLHKPHHTAETLTPWTLFRQHPIEFFGLNIIPAVVGGAFTGLVLYATGSQIHPGMVVAVTTMAYICFFVIDVFSHVHLPISYGWMNRIVLAPVMHNLHHSMEPHHWDKNNAVVLTLWDWMFGTLYLPKKGESWRWGCNDEEYGANNPHNTLKGFYIDPFKTLWRHVKDGQSPNP; this is encoded by the coding sequence ATGACGATGCATGACATTTGGGAATCAATTGTCGCGTTTTATGAACCGACTCTGGAAATAATGAGCTTGTGGGCCTGGGGTCTTCCTCTGTTCGTTTCAGTGCTTGCGGTGATGTTCATCATCTCGCAAAAGTGGCAGAGCCCCCTGACCATCCGCTCTCTGGCCAATGCCGCCTTTCCCAAGGAGCAATACGACAACCCCTCATCTCGCGTGGATATGTGGAACGGTATCATCCTGTTGATGCTCGGTTTTCCCCTGGTAGGCGTCTTCGCCGTCAATGGCATCGCCATTGCTGACAATGTCGGCGCTTATATCACCGCTGAGTTCGGCGTCCGAGCCCCGTTGATGACGTCAACCTGGCTGATCATCTCCGTTCAGTTTCTGACCTATTTCCTCAGTGTCGACTTCGTCGGGTATTGGATACATCGCTGGTGCCATACCAACGCACTGATGTGGCATCTTCACAAACCTCACCATACCGCCGAGACACTGACGCCCTGGACGCTATTTCGCCAGCACCCCATCGAGTTCTTTGGCCTCAATATCATCCCGGCGGTGGTCGGCGGGGCCTTCACCGGTCTGGTGCTTTATGCGACGGGCAGCCAAATCCACCCAGGCATGGTGGTTGCCGTCACCACAATGGCCTACATCTGCTTCTTTGTTATCGATGTGTTTTCTCACGTCCATCTGCCGATCTCCTACGGGTGGATGAACCGCATCGTTTTGGCCCCTGTCATGCACAACCTTCACCACAGTATGGAACCCCATCACTGGGACAAGAACAATGCAGTCGTACTGACACTCTGGGACTGGATGTTCGGAACACTCTACTTGCCCAAGAAGGGCGAAAGCTGGCGTTGGGGGTGTAACGACGAAGAGTACGGTGCCAACAATCCGCACAATACCTTGAAGGGTTTCTATATCGATCCTTTCAAAACCCTCTGGCGTCACGTGAAGGACGGACAAAGCCCGAATCCGTGA
- the treP gene encoding PTS system trehalose-specific EIIBC component: MSHDYSMIAREILENLGGRDNLEQAAHCVTRLRLALKDPSLVNSSALNQVDLVKGSFFTGGLFQVVIGPGEVEKVYAALREVTGLAASTIADVKRKGADKTNPMQRLVRVFSDVFMPILPALIIAGLLMGINNLMGAKGMFIEGQTLLEAYPNLDGLWSLINLMANTSFVFLPALVGWSAAKRFGGSEILGIVLGLMLVHPDLLNAWNYGKAVAGLDGQSLPYFDILGWFQIEKVGYQGQILPILMAAYVMSVIEKWLRARVPNAIQLLVVPITTIVVTGVLALAIIGPVTRHLGILITEGVVTLFDLAPMVGGAIFGLLYAPLVITGMHHMFLAVDLQLISTQGGTFIWPMIVMSNLAQGSAALAVFYMSRNARDKSMASTSAISAYFGITEPAMFGVNLRFKFPFYAALLGSALGSIFLSLNKVQASAIGVGGLPGFISIVPSAIAMFVIGMVVAIVVPFVVTCVLSMKIVRPGYRVA, from the coding sequence ATGAGCCACGACTATTCGATGATTGCCCGCGAGATTCTCGAGAACCTCGGGGGGCGCGACAACCTTGAGCAAGCTGCCCACTGCGTGACGCGCCTGCGCCTGGCGCTCAAGGACCCCAGCCTGGTCAACAGCAGTGCGTTGAACCAGGTCGATCTGGTCAAGGGATCGTTCTTTACCGGCGGTTTGTTCCAGGTGGTGATCGGCCCCGGCGAAGTGGAAAAGGTCTACGCCGCCTTGCGCGAAGTCACGGGGCTTGCGGCATCGACCATCGCCGATGTGAAGCGCAAGGGCGCCGACAAGACCAACCCGATGCAGCGCCTGGTGCGGGTGTTCTCCGACGTGTTCATGCCGATCCTGCCGGCGCTGATCATTGCCGGCCTGCTCATGGGCATCAACAATCTGATGGGCGCCAAGGGCATGTTCATCGAGGGCCAGACGCTGCTGGAGGCGTATCCGAACCTGGATGGCCTGTGGAGCCTGATCAACCTGATGGCCAACACCTCGTTCGTGTTCCTGCCGGCGCTGGTGGGCTGGTCGGCGGCCAAGCGCTTTGGCGGCAGTGAAATCCTCGGCATCGTGCTGGGCCTGATGCTGGTTCACCCGGACCTGCTCAACGCCTGGAACTACGGCAAGGCAGTCGCCGGCCTCGACGGCCAGAGCCTGCCGTACTTCGACATTCTTGGCTGGTTCCAGATCGAGAAAGTGGGCTACCAGGGGCAGATCCTGCCAATCCTGATGGCGGCCTACGTTATGAGCGTGATCGAAAAATGGCTGCGGGCACGGGTGCCCAACGCCATCCAGCTGCTCGTGGTGCCTATCACCACCATCGTTGTGACCGGCGTGCTGGCCCTGGCCATTATTGGCCCGGTCACCCGGCACCTGGGCATCCTGATTACCGAGGGTGTGGTGACGTTGTTCGACCTGGCACCGATGGTCGGCGGCGCGATTTTCGGCCTGCTCTATGCCCCACTGGTCATCACCGGCATGCACCACATGTTCCTCGCCGTGGACCTGCAGTTGATCTCGACCCAGGGCGGCACCTTTATCTGGCCGATGATCGTCATGTCCAACCTGGCCCAGGGCAGCGCCGCACTGGCTGTGTTCTACATGAGCCGCAATGCGCGGGACAAGAGCATGGCGTCGACGTCGGCGATTTCCGCCTACTTCGGTATCACTGAGCCGGCGATGTTCGGCGTGAACCTGCGTTTCAAGTTTCCATTCTATGCCGCGCTGCTGGGCTCGGCGCTGGGCAGCATTTTCCTGTCGCTGAACAAGGTGCAGGCGTCGGCCATCGGCGTCGGTGGCCTGCCTGGATTTATCTCGATCGTGCCGAGCGCCATTGCGATGTTTGTGATCGGCATGGTCGTGGCGATTGTCGTGCCCTTTGTTGTGACCTGTGTGTTGAGCATGAAGATTGTTCGGCCTGGATACAGGGTTGCCTGA
- the guaB gene encoding IMP dehydrogenase: protein MLRISQEALTFDDILLVPGYSEVLPNEVSLKTRLTRGIELNIPLVSAAMDTVTEARLAIAMAQEGGIGIIHKNMTIEQQAAEVRKVKRYEAGVVKDPITIEADATVRDLFELTRLHNISGVPVLHDGDLVGIVTSRDVRFENRLEVTVREVMTPKERLVTVKEGADKNDVRELLHKHRIERVLIVDDKFALKGMMTVNDIEKAKAYPLASKDDQGRLRVGAAVGTGKDTGDRVSALVAAGVDVVVVDTAHGHSKGVIDRVRWVKQNFPDVQVIGGNIATGAAAKALAEAGADAVKVGIGPGSICTTRIVAGVGVPQISAIANVAAALEGTGVPLIADGGIRFSGDLSKAIVAGASCVMMGSMFAGTEEAPGEIELFQGRSYKAYRGMGSLGAMSQAQGSSDRYFQDSSAGAEKLVPEGIEGRVPYKGTLSAIIHQLMGGLRSSMGYTGSADIEEMRTKPEFVRITGAGMAESHVHDVQITKEAPNYRVG, encoded by the coding sequence ATGCTGCGTATCAGCCAAGAAGCTCTGACATTCGACGACATTCTCCTAGTGCCCGGTTATTCCGAGGTGCTCCCTAACGAAGTCAGTCTCAAGACCCGCCTAACCCGTGGCATCGAGCTGAATATTCCCCTGGTTTCCGCTGCCATGGACACCGTCACCGAAGCCCGTCTGGCCATCGCCATGGCTCAGGAAGGCGGCATCGGCATCATCCATAAGAACATGACCATCGAGCAGCAAGCTGCCGAAGTGCGCAAGGTCAAGCGTTACGAAGCGGGTGTGGTGAAAGATCCCATCACCATCGAAGCCGACGCCACCGTGCGTGATCTGTTCGAACTGACCCGCCTGCACAACATCTCCGGCGTTCCGGTGCTGCACGATGGCGACCTGGTCGGCATCGTCACTTCCCGCGACGTGCGTTTCGAGAACCGTCTTGAAGTCACCGTCCGCGAAGTGATGACGCCTAAAGAGCGCCTCGTCACGGTCAAGGAAGGCGCCGACAAGAACGATGTGCGCGAACTGCTGCACAAGCACCGCATCGAGCGCGTGCTGATCGTCGACGACAAATTCGCCCTCAAAGGCATGATGACCGTCAACGACATCGAAAAAGCCAAGGCTTACCCGCTGGCCAGCAAGGATGACCAGGGGCGTCTGCGCGTCGGCGCTGCGGTCGGCACCGGTAAAGACACCGGTGACCGCGTTTCGGCGCTGGTCGCCGCCGGTGTTGACGTGGTGGTGGTCGACACCGCTCACGGTCACTCCAAAGGCGTGATCGACCGCGTGCGCTGGGTCAAGCAGAACTTCCCTGACGTGCAGGTGATCGGCGGCAACATCGCCACCGGCGCTGCCGCCAAGGCCCTGGCCGAAGCGGGCGCTGACGCGGTCAAGGTCGGTATCGGCCCTGGCTCGATCTGCACCACGCGTATCGTCGCCGGTGTGGGTGTGCCGCAAATCAGCGCCATCGCCAATGTCGCCGCTGCCCTTGAAGGTACGGGCGTTCCCTTGATCGCCGACGGCGGCATCCGGTTCTCCGGTGACCTGTCCAAGGCCATCGTGGCCGGTGCTTCCTGCGTGATGATGGGCTCGATGTTCGCCGGTACTGAAGAAGCACCGGGCGAGATCGAACTGTTCCAGGGTCGCTCCTACAAGGCTTACCGCGGCATGGGTTCGCTGGGCGCCATGTCCCAGGCGCAAGGTTCTTCCGACCGTTACTTCCAGGACTCCTCGGCAGGCGCCGAGAAGCTCGTCCCGGAAGGCATCGAAGGCCGTGTGCCATACAAAGGCACCCTGAGCGCGATCATCCATCAACTGATGGGCGGCCTGCGTTCCTCGATGGGCTACACCGGCAGCGCCGACATCGAAGAGATGCGCACCAAGCCAGAGTTCGTAAGGATCACCGGCGCCGGCATGGCTGAATCCCATGTCCACGACGTGCAGATCACCAAGGAAGCGCCAAACTACCGCGTAGGTTGA
- a CDS encoding sulfite exporter TauE/SafE family protein codes for MSAVELMSQWSFGAVEWLVIGLGIVVAYIVFGIAGFGTALVAGPVLILFMPLSKIIPLLVLLDFVAAFGGLLQTRRDVSQPELLRLLPCMAIGCTLGVVFLLNLHSDLLLLLMGLFISAYAVYSLAVKARPTQLAAGWSIPMGTVGGLFGALFGSGGFLYAIYLNSRLSKEAARATQSALISCSTVVRLSLFLIAGVYADLPLLLLALCLLPAMALGLWCGRRLTMRMSREAFVRLVTWLVLASGIALIGRYLSA; via the coding sequence ATGAGTGCGGTTGAGCTGATGAGCCAGTGGTCGTTCGGCGCAGTTGAGTGGCTGGTGATCGGTCTCGGTATCGTTGTGGCCTATATCGTTTTCGGTATCGCCGGCTTTGGGACGGCGCTGGTGGCAGGACCTGTACTCATTCTGTTCATGCCATTGTCAAAGATCATCCCGCTGTTGGTGTTGCTGGATTTTGTCGCCGCCTTTGGTGGCCTGCTGCAGACACGTCGGGATGTCAGCCAGCCGGAATTGCTGCGGCTGCTGCCGTGCATGGCCATTGGTTGCACCTTGGGTGTGGTGTTTTTGCTCAATCTGCATTCGGATCTTTTGCTGTTGTTGATGGGGCTGTTTATCAGTGCCTACGCGGTCTACAGCCTGGCGGTGAAGGCGCGGCCCACGCAGTTGGCGGCGGGTTGGTCGATTCCCATGGGCACGGTCGGCGGCTTGTTTGGCGCGCTGTTCGGCAGTGGCGGCTTTTTATATGCGATCTACCTGAACAGCCGCCTGTCCAAGGAGGCGGCGCGGGCCACGCAAAGTGCGTTGATCAGTTGCAGCACCGTGGTGCGCCTGAGCCTGTTTCTGATTGCCGGGGTGTATGCCGATTTGCCGCTGCTGCTGTTGGCGCTGTGCCTGTTGCCGGCAATGGCGCTGGGCTTGTGGTGCGGGCGCAGGCTGACAATGCGCATGTCCCGCGAGGCGTTTGTGCGGTTGGTGACGTGGTTGGTGCTGGCCAGTGGCATTGCGTTGATTGGACGGTATTTGAGTGCTTGA
- the xseA gene encoding exodeoxyribonuclease VII large subunit codes for MIKDPFARLGLDREVLTVSQLNGRARVLLEDVFTNIWVEGEISNLARPASGHVYFTLKDSGAQVRCALFRNNAARVRQALKDGLAVKVRGKVSLFEGRGDYQLILDTVEPAGDGALRLAFDALKEKLSAEGLFSAERKVPLPAHPRRIGIISSPTGAVIRDIISVFRRRAPNIELTLIPTAVQGREAIAQIVRALKLADARGFDALILARGGGSLEDLWCFNEEAVARAVDACVTPIVSAVGHETDVSISDFVADVRAPTPSAAAELLAPDASHLVRQVENLQRRLVLLMHNRLRHDRLRLEGMARRLRHPGERLRQQAQRLDDLDMRLRRAFERSLNTRRERLIRLETRLAGQHPGRQLALLRQRLDSLAERLPRAMREGLKARRLQLQSQVQTLHVVSPLATLGRGYSILLDERGQAIRNAAQTHTGQRLTARLGEGQLQVRVEDNHLTPVTLSLLD; via the coding sequence ATGATTAAAGATCCTTTTGCCCGACTGGGCCTGGACCGCGAAGTCCTGACTGTCAGCCAGCTCAACGGCCGCGCGCGGGTGTTGCTGGAAGACGTGTTCACCAATATCTGGGTGGAAGGCGAGATCTCCAACCTCGCCCGCCCGGCTTCGGGCCACGTGTATTTCACCCTCAAGGACAGCGGCGCCCAAGTGCGTTGCGCGCTGTTTCGCAACAACGCCGCGCGGGTACGCCAGGCGTTGAAGGACGGCCTGGCGGTGAAGGTGCGCGGCAAGGTCTCGCTGTTCGAGGGCCGTGGCGACTACCAGTTGATCCTCGACACCGTGGAGCCTGCCGGTGATGGCGCGTTGCGACTGGCCTTCGATGCCTTGAAGGAAAAGCTCAGCGCCGAAGGCCTGTTCAGTGCCGAGCGCAAGGTGCCCTTGCCGGCGCATCCTCGGCGCATCGGTATTATCAGTTCGCCGACCGGCGCGGTGATTCGCGATATCATCAGCGTGTTCCGCCGCCGCGCGCCGAACATTGAATTGACCTTGATCCCGACCGCCGTACAGGGCCGCGAAGCCATCGCACAGATTGTGCGTGCGCTGAAGCTGGCCGACGCACGCGGCTTCGACGCGCTGATCCTGGCCCGTGGCGGCGGCTCGCTGGAAGACCTCTGGTGCTTCAACGAAGAAGCCGTGGCCCGGGCGGTGGACGCCTGCGTCACGCCCATCGTCAGCGCGGTCGGCCATGAAACCGATGTATCGATCAGCGACTTCGTGGCGGACGTGCGCGCCCCTACCCCCTCCGCTGCCGCTGAACTGCTGGCACCGGACGCCAGTCACCTGGTGCGCCAGGTCGAAAACCTGCAGCGCCGCCTGGTGCTGTTGATGCACAACCGCCTGCGCCATGATCGCCTGCGCCTGGAGGGCATGGCCCGACGCCTGCGCCACCCTGGCGAACGCCTGCGCCAGCAGGCCCAGCGCCTGGACGACCTGGACATGCGCCTGCGCCGCGCGTTCGAGCGCAGCCTCAATACCCGTCGCGAACGCCTGATTCGCCTGGAAACCCGCCTCGCCGGCCAACATCCGGGGCGTCAACTGGCCTTGCTGCGCCAGCGCCTGGACAGCCTCGCCGAGCGCCTGCCCCGTGCCATGCGCGAAGGCCTCAAGGCGCGGCGCCTGCAACTGCAAAGCCAGGTGCAGACGCTGCACGTGGTCAGCCCGCTGGCCACCCTGGGCCGTGGCTACAGCATCCTGCTCGACGAGCGCGGCCAGGCGATTCGCAATGCTGCGCAAACCCACACCGGCCAGCGCCTGACCGCACGCCTCGGTGAAGGCCAACTGCAGGTGCGGGTGGAAGACAATCACCTGACCCCCGTCACCCTATCTCTACTGGATTGA